The Lentisphaera araneosa HTCC2155 genome has a segment encoding these proteins:
- a CDS encoding helix-turn-helix domain-containing protein, which produces MNIEALNYLEHIITDGGIKKLYISDQSVLALAKHNFSSGYRLAIPLDGCHRMKIPLNGKIETIYPKRYSATFMPKNSWNLPDWELPVKVVTLLFNDDGFICNYVNTQGGYDHSKLSQKSIYWSGLEGHTVLNLLKASPKHDLQKPYIHLVNALLFYCLNSSSNQLENKSSSKAENTFKNIYLYLEENYSLVNSREDVATNFKLTPNYISHLFKSQTGMSFSHHLTTIRINQACYLLKKFNQNIDEIARVCGYHETSYFCRVFKKIKGHTPSAYRLKHSVRSY; this is translated from the coding sequence ATGAATATTGAAGCACTTAATTATTTAGAGCACATCATAACTGATGGTGGTATAAAAAAACTATACATCAGCGACCAAAGTGTATTAGCGTTAGCCAAGCATAATTTTAGTTCTGGTTATCGTCTGGCTATTCCTTTGGATGGTTGCCATCGTATGAAAATCCCCTTAAATGGAAAAATTGAAACTATTTATCCCAAAAGGTACTCGGCAACTTTCATGCCTAAGAATAGCTGGAACTTACCCGACTGGGAGCTACCCGTAAAAGTCGTAACTTTGTTATTCAACGACGATGGCTTTATTTGTAATTACGTCAATACTCAGGGTGGATATGATCACTCTAAATTAAGCCAGAAAAGTATATACTGGTCAGGATTAGAAGGTCACACCGTCCTTAATTTATTGAAAGCGAGCCCTAAGCACGACCTACAAAAGCCCTATATACACTTAGTTAATGCTTTGCTGTTTTACTGTTTAAATTCATCAAGTAATCAGCTCGAGAATAAAAGCAGTAGCAAGGCCGAAAATACTTTTAAAAACATTTATCTATATCTCGAAGAAAATTATTCTTTGGTCAACTCTAGGGAAGATGTTGCCACTAACTTCAAATTAACTCCCAATTATATCTCACACTTATTTAAATCTCAAACTGGCATGAGCTTTAGTCATCACCTTACTACCATACGTATAAATCAAGCTTGCTACTTGTTGAAAAAATTCAATCAGAATATTGATGAAATTGCACGTGTATGTGGATATCATGAAACGAGCTATTTTTGTAGAGTCTTTAAAAAAATCAAAGGGCACACACCCAGTGCCTACAGGCTTAAACATAGTGTACGAAGCTATTAA